From Tripterygium wilfordii isolate XIE 37 chromosome 16, ASM1340144v1, whole genome shotgun sequence, one genomic window encodes:
- the LOC119981131 gene encoding DNA annealing helicase and endonuclease ZRANB3 isoform X3 codes for MRPEHLHDEKVNELMEKLPKKLLATLLPFQLDGLRFGLRRGGRCLIADEMGLGKTLQAIAIAGCFINEGPILVVCPAILRFSWAEELERWLPFCLPSEIHLVFGHRNNPASLTKSPRVVVISYKMLHILQKSILEREWALMIVDESHHVRCSKKKSESGEVKSVLDVAARVKRTILLSGTPSLSRPFDIFHQINTLWPGLLGKTKYDFAKTYCAVNFVQYSQGKNSRDFSKGTRLEELNVLLKQTVMIRRLKEHVLVQLPPKRRQIITLMLKKSDIALAKAAIRVVNGDTCQKNDTEDQPSQNSNRADEQLSNQEIGIAKLSGFRQWLSIHPLVASFDGTSNFDMTCTSQKMIIFAHHHKVLDGVQEIVCEKGIAFVRIDGRTLARDRQSAVLSFRSSPKVKIAIVGITAGGVGLDFSSAQHVVFLEMPQSPSLMLQAEDRAHRRGQRNAVNIYIFCAMDTVDERHWQYLNMSLHRVSSTTDGKYDSVKELTVEGVSYLEMSGSFDTSCEEQIFDNSRCDKSPSWEEPKLPEYSVAQDIPNFEVYDGLASNQYSRFSERSKPTCSVTLIEDIHMKEDIVPNESGKKFLSEENTEGLLSEAEIGILGDFSVCKPGEASENKYQLDKEHSLHPHETMINDGGPLEPNECSSKSVDLLRFEVSQYTGRIHLYSCIPGVDLRPRPLFESFRPEELGMIDSAPGNDKEAASPFFKDSPRYRHSFLTFINEWNKLRPIDRKKLLGKPLQLPLTAELCYLNESINHDRGGLLRGKSKRRTTPFYEISQTLPSNADWRKVRLFVGYSKKEKEYMQGWTLMGEPLCKLCQTPCKDKRAKTPEFFEDLFCNLDCCEEYRLRTSNRYLRQELFQVEHGVCSKCQLDCHQLVKIIKPLSLVRRREYIKKVAPNLASRKSLLDKLVSDPSEGNAWHADHIVPVYQGGGECRLENMRTLCVTCHADVTAAQQAERKSTRARAKKNLKDALNNLKNVQDMKRTRIYKVQRDLEIKEDMDDDDLLVVVPGSAYSGDQVATSSEDLHKSSEAKSSHMNGT; via the exons ATGCG GCCTGAGCATTTACATGATGAGAAAGTCAATGAACTAATGGAGAAGCTACCCAAAAAATTGTTAGCTACACTCTTGCCTTTCCAACTTGATGGCTTAAGATTTGGCTTGCGAAGGGGTGGACGGTGTCTTATTGCGGATGAAATGGGTCTTGGGAAGACACTCCAG GCTATTGCTATTGCAGGCTGTTTCATAAATGAAGGTCCTATACTTGTTGTCTGCCCAGCTATCTTGCGTTTTTCATGGGCTGAAGAGTTGGAGCGGTGGCTTCCCTTTTGTTTACCTTCTGAGATCCATCTTg TTTTCGGTCATCGGAATAATCCAGCATCTTTGACAAAAAGCCCAAGAGTTGTGGTTATCTCTTATAAAATGCTTCATATCCTGCAAAAGAGCATACTTGAACGAGAGTGGGCTCTAATGATAGTTGACGAATCTCACCATGTACGATGCTCAAAGAAAAAGTCAGAGTCAGGAGAG GTAAAATCCGTTCTTGATGTGGCTGCAAGGGTCAAGCGCACAATCTTGCTATCTGGGACACCCTCTTTGTCAAG GCCCTTTGACATATTTCATCAGATAAACACGTTATG GCCTGGTTTGCTGGGAAAGACCAAGTATGACTTTGCAAAAACTTACTGTGCCGTCAACTTTGTTCAGTATTCTCAAGGGAAAAATTCCAGG GATTTTTCAAAGGGCACTCGTTTGGAGGAGTTGAACGTGTTACTTAAGCAAACAGTTATG ATAAGACGGTTAAAGGAGCATGTGCTGGTGCAATTACCGCCAAAGCGCCGGCAAATTATAACATTGATGTTGAAGAAATCGGATATCGCTCTGGCAAAGGCTGCAATTAGGGTGGTGAATGGTGATACTTGTCAAAAAAATGACACTGAAGACCAGCCTTCTCAAAATTCCAACAGAGCTGATG AGCAACTCTCCAACCAAGAGATTGGTATTGCAAAGCTGTCTGGATTTCGCCAATGGCTATCAATTCATCCACTCGTTGCTTCCTTCGATGGCACATCAAACTTTGATATGACCTGCACTTCtcagaaaatgataattttTGCACATCACCATAAAGTTCTTGATGGAGTACAG GAGATCGTTTGTGAGAAAGGGATTGCTTTTGTACGCATTGATGGAAGAACACTTGCTAGAGATAGACAGTCAGCTGTCTTGTCATTCCGATCATCACCCAAG GTTAAGATTGCAATTGTTGGTATAACTGCTGGGGGTGTTGGACTTGATTTCTCATCTGCACAACATGTTGTGTTTTTGGAGATGCCTCAGTCACCATCTCTGATGCTTCAG GCCGAGGATAGAGCCCACAGGCGAGGACAGAGGAACGCAGTCAACATATATATCTTCTGCGCAATG GATACAGTGGATGAGAGACATTGGCAATACTTGAACATGAGTTTGCACCGTGTTTCATCTACAACAGATGGGAAATATGATTCAGTAAAGGAGCTGAcg GTTGAAGGTGTTTCTTATTTAGAAATGTCTGGTAGCTTTGATACGAGTTGTGAAGAACAAATTTTTGACAATTCCAGATGCGATAAGTCCCCTTCATGGGAAGAACCTAAGCTGCCAGAATATAGCGTGGCACAGGATATACCAAATTTTGAAGTATATGATGGACTGGCTTCAAACCAATACAGTAGATTCAGTGAAAGGAGTAAGCCTACCTGCAGTGTCACCCTAATTGAGGATATTCACATGAAG GAAGATATTGTCCCTAATGAGTCAGGAAAGAAATTTCTTTCCGAGGAAAATACAGAAGGCCTTCTTTCTGAAGCTGAAATTGGAATTCTCGGTGATTTTTCTGTTTGCAAGCCTGGGGAGGCTAGTGAAAATAAATATCAACTGGACAAG GAACACTCACTACATCCTCATGAAACAATGATAAATGATGGTGGACCTCTTGAGCCAAATGAATGTTCATCTAAATCAGTGGACTTACTGCGTTTTGAG GTGAGTCAATACACTGGGAGGATTCACCTGTATTCATGCATTCCAGGGGTAGATTTGAGACCAAGGCCACTGTTTGAGAGCTTCCGACCTGAGGAGCTTGGGATGATTGATTCTGCTCCAGGTAATGATAAGGAAGCAGCTTCCCCATTCTTCAAGGATAGCCCACGTTACCGACATTCTTTCCTGACATTCATTAACGAGTGGAATAAACTAAGGCCCATTGATCGGAAGAAGTTACTTGGAAAGCCTTTGCAACTTCCTTTAACTGCTGAGTTGTGTTACTTGAATGAAAGTATCAACCATGACAGGGGG GGACTGCTAAGGGGCAAAAGCAAGAGGCGGACTACACCGTTTTATGAAATAAGCCAAACTTTACCATCAAATGCCGATTGGAGAAAAGTGCGTCTTTTCGTTGGTTACagcaaaaaggagaaagaatacATGCAAGGGTGGACCTTAATGGGCGAACCACTCTGTAAACTCTGTCAGACTCCATGCAA GGACAAAAGGGCAAAGACACCTGAATTTTTTGAGGATCTTTTTTGTAACCTTGATTGCTGTGAAGAATATCGTCTTCGAACCAGTAATAGATATCTCCGCCAG GAACTTTTTCAAGTAGAGCATGGGGTATGCTCGAAATGCCAATTAGACTGCCATCAACTTGTGAAAATCATTAAACCTTTATCTTTGGTAAGGCGGAGAGAGTACATCAAGAAAGTAGCACCAAACTTGGCCAGTCGGAAGAGTTT GCTTGATAAGCTTGTCAGTGATCCATCTGAGGGCAACGCATGGCATGCAGACCACATTGTTCCAGTCTACCAAGGTGGAG GTGAATGCAGATTAGAGAACATGAGGACTCTTTGCGTGACCTGCCATGCTGATGTCACTGCTGCACAACAAGCTGAACGAAAGTCAACGAGGGCCCGGGCCAAGAAAAACCTTAAAGATGCCTTGAATAACCTCAAAAATGTTCAGGACATGAAAAGGACTCGTATTTATAAG GTGCAAAGAGATTTGGAGATCAAAGAGGacatggatgatgatgatcttcTAGTCGTCGTTCCTGGAAGTGCCTATTCTGGTGATCAAGTAGCTACTTCCAGTGAAGACTTGCACAAATCTTCTGAAGCTAAATCTTCACATATGAACGGAACATGA
- the LOC119981131 gene encoding DNA annealing helicase and endonuclease ZRANB3 isoform X1, producing the protein MLITEEQRKRAEANRVAALAKRKALEECTTSEQNVDPWRLFKCTKVSGDVSTRHPKSHPNELIDPVPVTHLSQSFRVKLEICSPDSFSATPEVVEGFEYPGDEECLQKLSDCLADVVPSHYTQNHIGGKACVYKLRDYDAVLNYLKNYKGLQIDAVPFQTLNVVERLSHSFILQRWEPCRPEHLHDEKVNELMEKLPKKLLATLLPFQLDGLRFGLRRGGRCLIADEMGLGKTLQAIAIAGCFINEGPILVVCPAILRFSWAEELERWLPFCLPSEIHLVFGHRNNPASLTKSPRVVVISYKMLHILQKSILEREWALMIVDESHHVRCSKKKSESGEVKSVLDVAARVKRTILLSGTPSLSRPFDIFHQINTLWPGLLGKTKYDFAKTYCAVNFVQYSQGKNSRDFSKGTRLEELNVLLKQTVMIRRLKEHVLVQLPPKRRQIITLMLKKSDIALAKAAIRVVNGDTCQKNDTEDQPSQNSNRADEQLSNQEIGIAKLSGFRQWLSIHPLVASFDGTSNFDMTCTSQKMIIFAHHHKVLDGVQEIVCEKGIAFVRIDGRTLARDRQSAVLSFRSSPKVKIAIVGITAGGVGLDFSSAQHVVFLEMPQSPSLMLQAEDRAHRRGQRNAVNIYIFCAMDTVDERHWQYLNMSLHRVSSTTDGKYDSVKELTVEGVSYLEMSGSFDTSCEEQIFDNSRCDKSPSWEEPKLPEYSVAQDIPNFEVYDGLASNQYSRFSERSKPTCSVTLIEDIHMKEDIVPNESGKKFLSEENTEGLLSEAEIGILGDFSVCKPGEASENKYQLDKEHSLHPHETMINDGGPLEPNECSSKSVDLLRFEVSQYTGRIHLYSCIPGVDLRPRPLFESFRPEELGMIDSAPGNDKEAASPFFKDSPRYRHSFLTFINEWNKLRPIDRKKLLGKPLQLPLTAELCYLNESINHDRGGLLRGKSKRRTTPFYEISQTLPSNADWRKVRLFVGYSKKEKEYMQGWTLMGEPLCKLCQTPCKDKRAKTPEFFEDLFCNLDCCEEYRLRTSNRYLRQELFQVEHGVCSKCQLDCHQLVKIIKPLSLVRRREYIKKVAPNLASRKSLLDKLVSDPSEGNAWHADHIVPVYQGGGECRLENMRTLCVTCHADVTAAQQAERKSTRARAKKNLKDALNNLKNVQDMKRTRIYKVQRDLEIKEDMDDDDLLVVVPGSAYSGDQVATSSEDLHKSSEAKSSHMNGT; encoded by the exons ATGTTGATCACGGAGGAGCAGAGAAAGCGAGCGGAAGCAAATCGAGTGGCAGCCCTAGCGAAGCGAAAGGCACTCGAAGAATGCACCACCAGTGAACAGAACGTTGATCCATGGAGGCTCTTCAAGTGTACCAAGGTCTCTGGGGATGTCAGTACCCGTCACCCAAAATCGCATCCAAATGAATTGATCGACCCGGTTCCGGTGACCCATTTGAGTCAAAGTTTCCGGGTCAAGTTAGAAATTTGCTCTCCCGACTCGTTCTCGGCTACGCCCGAAGTAGTCGAGGGTTTTGAATATCCTGGTGATGAAGAATGCTTGCAGAAACTGAGCGATTGTTTGGCGGAT GTGGTGCCATCACACTATACACAAAATCACATTGGTGGAAAGGCATGTGTTTATAAGCTCAGGGATTACGATGCTGTCTTGAATTACTTAAAGAACTACAAGGGTCTTCAGATTGATGCGGTACCCTTTCAAACGCTTAATGTTGTCGAGAGACTCTCACATTCCTTTATTTTACAAAGATGGGAGCCCTGCAGGCCTGAGCATTTACATGATGAGAAAGTCAATGAACTAATGGAGAAGCTACCCAAAAAATTGTTAGCTACACTCTTGCCTTTCCAACTTGATGGCTTAAGATTTGGCTTGCGAAGGGGTGGACGGTGTCTTATTGCGGATGAAATGGGTCTTGGGAAGACACTCCAG GCTATTGCTATTGCAGGCTGTTTCATAAATGAAGGTCCTATACTTGTTGTCTGCCCAGCTATCTTGCGTTTTTCATGGGCTGAAGAGTTGGAGCGGTGGCTTCCCTTTTGTTTACCTTCTGAGATCCATCTTg TTTTCGGTCATCGGAATAATCCAGCATCTTTGACAAAAAGCCCAAGAGTTGTGGTTATCTCTTATAAAATGCTTCATATCCTGCAAAAGAGCATACTTGAACGAGAGTGGGCTCTAATGATAGTTGACGAATCTCACCATGTACGATGCTCAAAGAAAAAGTCAGAGTCAGGAGAG GTAAAATCCGTTCTTGATGTGGCTGCAAGGGTCAAGCGCACAATCTTGCTATCTGGGACACCCTCTTTGTCAAG GCCCTTTGACATATTTCATCAGATAAACACGTTATG GCCTGGTTTGCTGGGAAAGACCAAGTATGACTTTGCAAAAACTTACTGTGCCGTCAACTTTGTTCAGTATTCTCAAGGGAAAAATTCCAGG GATTTTTCAAAGGGCACTCGTTTGGAGGAGTTGAACGTGTTACTTAAGCAAACAGTTATG ATAAGACGGTTAAAGGAGCATGTGCTGGTGCAATTACCGCCAAAGCGCCGGCAAATTATAACATTGATGTTGAAGAAATCGGATATCGCTCTGGCAAAGGCTGCAATTAGGGTGGTGAATGGTGATACTTGTCAAAAAAATGACACTGAAGACCAGCCTTCTCAAAATTCCAACAGAGCTGATG AGCAACTCTCCAACCAAGAGATTGGTATTGCAAAGCTGTCTGGATTTCGCCAATGGCTATCAATTCATCCACTCGTTGCTTCCTTCGATGGCACATCAAACTTTGATATGACCTGCACTTCtcagaaaatgataattttTGCACATCACCATAAAGTTCTTGATGGAGTACAG GAGATCGTTTGTGAGAAAGGGATTGCTTTTGTACGCATTGATGGAAGAACACTTGCTAGAGATAGACAGTCAGCTGTCTTGTCATTCCGATCATCACCCAAG GTTAAGATTGCAATTGTTGGTATAACTGCTGGGGGTGTTGGACTTGATTTCTCATCTGCACAACATGTTGTGTTTTTGGAGATGCCTCAGTCACCATCTCTGATGCTTCAG GCCGAGGATAGAGCCCACAGGCGAGGACAGAGGAACGCAGTCAACATATATATCTTCTGCGCAATG GATACAGTGGATGAGAGACATTGGCAATACTTGAACATGAGTTTGCACCGTGTTTCATCTACAACAGATGGGAAATATGATTCAGTAAAGGAGCTGAcg GTTGAAGGTGTTTCTTATTTAGAAATGTCTGGTAGCTTTGATACGAGTTGTGAAGAACAAATTTTTGACAATTCCAGATGCGATAAGTCCCCTTCATGGGAAGAACCTAAGCTGCCAGAATATAGCGTGGCACAGGATATACCAAATTTTGAAGTATATGATGGACTGGCTTCAAACCAATACAGTAGATTCAGTGAAAGGAGTAAGCCTACCTGCAGTGTCACCCTAATTGAGGATATTCACATGAAG GAAGATATTGTCCCTAATGAGTCAGGAAAGAAATTTCTTTCCGAGGAAAATACAGAAGGCCTTCTTTCTGAAGCTGAAATTGGAATTCTCGGTGATTTTTCTGTTTGCAAGCCTGGGGAGGCTAGTGAAAATAAATATCAACTGGACAAG GAACACTCACTACATCCTCATGAAACAATGATAAATGATGGTGGACCTCTTGAGCCAAATGAATGTTCATCTAAATCAGTGGACTTACTGCGTTTTGAG GTGAGTCAATACACTGGGAGGATTCACCTGTATTCATGCATTCCAGGGGTAGATTTGAGACCAAGGCCACTGTTTGAGAGCTTCCGACCTGAGGAGCTTGGGATGATTGATTCTGCTCCAGGTAATGATAAGGAAGCAGCTTCCCCATTCTTCAAGGATAGCCCACGTTACCGACATTCTTTCCTGACATTCATTAACGAGTGGAATAAACTAAGGCCCATTGATCGGAAGAAGTTACTTGGAAAGCCTTTGCAACTTCCTTTAACTGCTGAGTTGTGTTACTTGAATGAAAGTATCAACCATGACAGGGGG GGACTGCTAAGGGGCAAAAGCAAGAGGCGGACTACACCGTTTTATGAAATAAGCCAAACTTTACCATCAAATGCCGATTGGAGAAAAGTGCGTCTTTTCGTTGGTTACagcaaaaaggagaaagaatacATGCAAGGGTGGACCTTAATGGGCGAACCACTCTGTAAACTCTGTCAGACTCCATGCAA GGACAAAAGGGCAAAGACACCTGAATTTTTTGAGGATCTTTTTTGTAACCTTGATTGCTGTGAAGAATATCGTCTTCGAACCAGTAATAGATATCTCCGCCAG GAACTTTTTCAAGTAGAGCATGGGGTATGCTCGAAATGCCAATTAGACTGCCATCAACTTGTGAAAATCATTAAACCTTTATCTTTGGTAAGGCGGAGAGAGTACATCAAGAAAGTAGCACCAAACTTGGCCAGTCGGAAGAGTTT GCTTGATAAGCTTGTCAGTGATCCATCTGAGGGCAACGCATGGCATGCAGACCACATTGTTCCAGTCTACCAAGGTGGAG GTGAATGCAGATTAGAGAACATGAGGACTCTTTGCGTGACCTGCCATGCTGATGTCACTGCTGCACAACAAGCTGAACGAAAGTCAACGAGGGCCCGGGCCAAGAAAAACCTTAAAGATGCCTTGAATAACCTCAAAAATGTTCAGGACATGAAAAGGACTCGTATTTATAAG GTGCAAAGAGATTTGGAGATCAAAGAGGacatggatgatgatgatcttcTAGTCGTCGTTCCTGGAAGTGCCTATTCTGGTGATCAAGTAGCTACTTCCAGTGAAGACTTGCACAAATCTTCTGAAGCTAAATCTTCACATATGAACGGAACATGA
- the LOC119981131 gene encoding DNA annealing helicase and endonuclease ZRANB3 isoform X2, translating into MLITEEQRKRAEANRVAALAKRKALEECTTSEQNVDPWRLFKCTKVSGDVSTRHPKSHPNELIDPVPVTHLSQSFRVKLEICSPDSFSATPEVVEGFEYPGDEECLQKLSDCLADVVPSHYTQNHIGGKACVYKLRDYDAVLNYLKNYKGLQIDAVPFQTLNVVERLSHSFILQRWEPCRPEHLHDEKVNELMEKLPKKLLATLLPFQLDGLRFGLRRGGRCLIADEMGLGKTLQAIAIAGCFINEGPILVVCPAILRFSWAEELERWLPFCLPSEIHLVFGHRNNPASLTKSPRVVVISYKMLHILQKSILEREWALMIVDESHHVRCSKKKSESGEVKSVLDVAARVKRTILLSGTPSLSRPFDIFHQINTLWPGLLGKTKYDFAKTYCAVNFVQYSQGKNSRDFSKGTRLEELNVLLKQTVMIRRLKEHVLVQLPPKRRQIITLMLKKSDIALAKAAIRVVNGDTCQKNDTEDQPSQNSNRADEQLSNQEIGIAKLSGFRQWLSIHPLVASFDGTSNFDMTCTSQKMIIFAHHHKVLDGVQEIVCEKGIAFVRIDGRTLARDRQSAVLSFRSSPKVKIAIVGITAGGVGLDFSSAQHVVFLEMPQSPSLMLQAEDRAHRRGQRNAVNIYIFCAMDTVDERHWQYLNMSLHRVSSTTDGKYDSVEGVSYLEMSGSFDTSCEEQIFDNSRCDKSPSWEEPKLPEYSVAQDIPNFEVYDGLASNQYSRFSERSKPTCSVTLIEDIHMKEDIVPNESGKKFLSEENTEGLLSEAEIGILGDFSVCKPGEASENKYQLDKEHSLHPHETMINDGGPLEPNECSSKSVDLLRFEVSQYTGRIHLYSCIPGVDLRPRPLFESFRPEELGMIDSAPGNDKEAASPFFKDSPRYRHSFLTFINEWNKLRPIDRKKLLGKPLQLPLTAELCYLNESINHDRGGLLRGKSKRRTTPFYEISQTLPSNADWRKVRLFVGYSKKEKEYMQGWTLMGEPLCKLCQTPCKDKRAKTPEFFEDLFCNLDCCEEYRLRTSNRYLRQELFQVEHGVCSKCQLDCHQLVKIIKPLSLVRRREYIKKVAPNLASRKSLLDKLVSDPSEGNAWHADHIVPVYQGGGECRLENMRTLCVTCHADVTAAQQAERKSTRARAKKNLKDALNNLKNVQDMKRTRIYKVQRDLEIKEDMDDDDLLVVVPGSAYSGDQVATSSEDLHKSSEAKSSHMNGT; encoded by the exons ATGTTGATCACGGAGGAGCAGAGAAAGCGAGCGGAAGCAAATCGAGTGGCAGCCCTAGCGAAGCGAAAGGCACTCGAAGAATGCACCACCAGTGAACAGAACGTTGATCCATGGAGGCTCTTCAAGTGTACCAAGGTCTCTGGGGATGTCAGTACCCGTCACCCAAAATCGCATCCAAATGAATTGATCGACCCGGTTCCGGTGACCCATTTGAGTCAAAGTTTCCGGGTCAAGTTAGAAATTTGCTCTCCCGACTCGTTCTCGGCTACGCCCGAAGTAGTCGAGGGTTTTGAATATCCTGGTGATGAAGAATGCTTGCAGAAACTGAGCGATTGTTTGGCGGAT GTGGTGCCATCACACTATACACAAAATCACATTGGTGGAAAGGCATGTGTTTATAAGCTCAGGGATTACGATGCTGTCTTGAATTACTTAAAGAACTACAAGGGTCTTCAGATTGATGCGGTACCCTTTCAAACGCTTAATGTTGTCGAGAGACTCTCACATTCCTTTATTTTACAAAGATGGGAGCCCTGCAGGCCTGAGCATTTACATGATGAGAAAGTCAATGAACTAATGGAGAAGCTACCCAAAAAATTGTTAGCTACACTCTTGCCTTTCCAACTTGATGGCTTAAGATTTGGCTTGCGAAGGGGTGGACGGTGTCTTATTGCGGATGAAATGGGTCTTGGGAAGACACTCCAG GCTATTGCTATTGCAGGCTGTTTCATAAATGAAGGTCCTATACTTGTTGTCTGCCCAGCTATCTTGCGTTTTTCATGGGCTGAAGAGTTGGAGCGGTGGCTTCCCTTTTGTTTACCTTCTGAGATCCATCTTg TTTTCGGTCATCGGAATAATCCAGCATCTTTGACAAAAAGCCCAAGAGTTGTGGTTATCTCTTATAAAATGCTTCATATCCTGCAAAAGAGCATACTTGAACGAGAGTGGGCTCTAATGATAGTTGACGAATCTCACCATGTACGATGCTCAAAGAAAAAGTCAGAGTCAGGAGAG GTAAAATCCGTTCTTGATGTGGCTGCAAGGGTCAAGCGCACAATCTTGCTATCTGGGACACCCTCTTTGTCAAG GCCCTTTGACATATTTCATCAGATAAACACGTTATG GCCTGGTTTGCTGGGAAAGACCAAGTATGACTTTGCAAAAACTTACTGTGCCGTCAACTTTGTTCAGTATTCTCAAGGGAAAAATTCCAGG GATTTTTCAAAGGGCACTCGTTTGGAGGAGTTGAACGTGTTACTTAAGCAAACAGTTATG ATAAGACGGTTAAAGGAGCATGTGCTGGTGCAATTACCGCCAAAGCGCCGGCAAATTATAACATTGATGTTGAAGAAATCGGATATCGCTCTGGCAAAGGCTGCAATTAGGGTGGTGAATGGTGATACTTGTCAAAAAAATGACACTGAAGACCAGCCTTCTCAAAATTCCAACAGAGCTGATG AGCAACTCTCCAACCAAGAGATTGGTATTGCAAAGCTGTCTGGATTTCGCCAATGGCTATCAATTCATCCACTCGTTGCTTCCTTCGATGGCACATCAAACTTTGATATGACCTGCACTTCtcagaaaatgataattttTGCACATCACCATAAAGTTCTTGATGGAGTACAG GAGATCGTTTGTGAGAAAGGGATTGCTTTTGTACGCATTGATGGAAGAACACTTGCTAGAGATAGACAGTCAGCTGTCTTGTCATTCCGATCATCACCCAAG GTTAAGATTGCAATTGTTGGTATAACTGCTGGGGGTGTTGGACTTGATTTCTCATCTGCACAACATGTTGTGTTTTTGGAGATGCCTCAGTCACCATCTCTGATGCTTCAG GCCGAGGATAGAGCCCACAGGCGAGGACAGAGGAACGCAGTCAACATATATATCTTCTGCGCAATG GATACAGTGGATGAGAGACATTGGCAATACTTGAACATGAGTTTGCACCGTGTTTCATCTACAACAGATGGGAAATATGATTCA GTTGAAGGTGTTTCTTATTTAGAAATGTCTGGTAGCTTTGATACGAGTTGTGAAGAACAAATTTTTGACAATTCCAGATGCGATAAGTCCCCTTCATGGGAAGAACCTAAGCTGCCAGAATATAGCGTGGCACAGGATATACCAAATTTTGAAGTATATGATGGACTGGCTTCAAACCAATACAGTAGATTCAGTGAAAGGAGTAAGCCTACCTGCAGTGTCACCCTAATTGAGGATATTCACATGAAG GAAGATATTGTCCCTAATGAGTCAGGAAAGAAATTTCTTTCCGAGGAAAATACAGAAGGCCTTCTTTCTGAAGCTGAAATTGGAATTCTCGGTGATTTTTCTGTTTGCAAGCCTGGGGAGGCTAGTGAAAATAAATATCAACTGGACAAG GAACACTCACTACATCCTCATGAAACAATGATAAATGATGGTGGACCTCTTGAGCCAAATGAATGTTCATCTAAATCAGTGGACTTACTGCGTTTTGAG GTGAGTCAATACACTGGGAGGATTCACCTGTATTCATGCATTCCAGGGGTAGATTTGAGACCAAGGCCACTGTTTGAGAGCTTCCGACCTGAGGAGCTTGGGATGATTGATTCTGCTCCAGGTAATGATAAGGAAGCAGCTTCCCCATTCTTCAAGGATAGCCCACGTTACCGACATTCTTTCCTGACATTCATTAACGAGTGGAATAAACTAAGGCCCATTGATCGGAAGAAGTTACTTGGAAAGCCTTTGCAACTTCCTTTAACTGCTGAGTTGTGTTACTTGAATGAAAGTATCAACCATGACAGGGGG GGACTGCTAAGGGGCAAAAGCAAGAGGCGGACTACACCGTTTTATGAAATAAGCCAAACTTTACCATCAAATGCCGATTGGAGAAAAGTGCGTCTTTTCGTTGGTTACagcaaaaaggagaaagaatacATGCAAGGGTGGACCTTAATGGGCGAACCACTCTGTAAACTCTGTCAGACTCCATGCAA GGACAAAAGGGCAAAGACACCTGAATTTTTTGAGGATCTTTTTTGTAACCTTGATTGCTGTGAAGAATATCGTCTTCGAACCAGTAATAGATATCTCCGCCAG GAACTTTTTCAAGTAGAGCATGGGGTATGCTCGAAATGCCAATTAGACTGCCATCAACTTGTGAAAATCATTAAACCTTTATCTTTGGTAAGGCGGAGAGAGTACATCAAGAAAGTAGCACCAAACTTGGCCAGTCGGAAGAGTTT GCTTGATAAGCTTGTCAGTGATCCATCTGAGGGCAACGCATGGCATGCAGACCACATTGTTCCAGTCTACCAAGGTGGAG GTGAATGCAGATTAGAGAACATGAGGACTCTTTGCGTGACCTGCCATGCTGATGTCACTGCTGCACAACAAGCTGAACGAAAGTCAACGAGGGCCCGGGCCAAGAAAAACCTTAAAGATGCCTTGAATAACCTCAAAAATGTTCAGGACATGAAAAGGACTCGTATTTATAAG GTGCAAAGAGATTTGGAGATCAAAGAGGacatggatgatgatgatcttcTAGTCGTCGTTCCTGGAAGTGCCTATTCTGGTGATCAAGTAGCTACTTCCAGTGAAGACTTGCACAAATCTTCTGAAGCTAAATCTTCACATATGAACGGAACATGA